In Carya illinoinensis cultivar Pawnee chromosome 6, C.illinoinensisPawnee_v1, whole genome shotgun sequence, a single genomic region encodes these proteins:
- the LOC122313111 gene encoding PLASMODESMATA CALLOSE-BINDING PROTEIN 3-like produces MAVLAYLVLFLALTGHSSATYCMCRDGMNQQDLQKALDYACGAGADCTPILQNGGCYQPNTVKNHCDWAVNSYFQKKSQAQGSCDFSGTATTSLTAPTGASSTCVFPSSSSQAGTSTTTTPSTTTPSTTPTTTSPTTSTTPTTTTPSTTTPTTTTTTGTTPPTVYGAGISPTGSGTTSYNDSEAVPLNRGITLFFFSLALTFCSVVLGGWR; encoded by the exons ATGGCTGTTTTAGCATATCTGGTGCTTTTTTTGGCCCTCACTGGTCATTCAA GTGCTACTTATTGCATGTGCAGAGATGGGATGAATCAACAAGACCTTCAAAAGGCGTTGGATTATGCTTGTGGAGCTGGAGCTGACTGTACTCCGATCCTTCAAAACGGTGGCTGTTATCAACCTAACACCGTAAAGAATCACTGCGACTGGGCTGTGAACAGCTATTTCCAAAAGAAGAGTCAAGCTCAAGGGAGCTGTGATTTCTCAGGCACTGCCACCACTTCTTTGACTGCCCCAA CTGGAGCGTCTTCTACCTGTGTTTTTCCTTCAAGTTCCAG CCAAGCAGGAACAAGCACTACAACGACGCCATCAACAACGACGCCATCAACAACTCCGACAACCACAAGTCCAACTACAAGCACGACGCCCACAACCACAACTCCCTCGACCACTACACCCACTACTACTACGACCACAGGCACCACCCCTCCCACGGTCTACGGCGCAGGAATCAGCCCCACAGGGAGTGGCACCACCAGCTACAATGACAGTGAAGCCGTGCCTCTCAACAGAGGCATtacccttttcttcttctcccttgCACTGACGTTCTGCTCAGTAGTGCTGGGGGGCTGGAGGTGA
- the LOC122313112 gene encoding erlin-1 → MDSQQQQQRAGSPQPPPQTPPARPQGGGSGDFSAILTVLFSFVAIFVMIGIPSSSTLKNSLAVLHQVPEGHVGVYWRGGALLKTITDPGFHLKMPLITHYEPVQVTLQTDQVRDIPCGTKGGVMINFEKIEVVNRLHKDFVYETLLNYGVQYDNTWIYDKIHHEINQFCSSHSLQQVYIDVFDQIDEKMKDSLQGDCTRYAPGIEIISVRVTKPTIPESIRRNFEQMEEERTKVLIAIERQRVVEKEAETSKKMAISEAEKNANVSKIVMEQKLMEKDSARRQQEIDNQMYMARERSLADADFYRVMKEAEANKLKLTPQFLELKFIEAIADNTKIFFGEKVPNMVLDQRLLGNFLQQVSRNVSREMSNNG, encoded by the exons ATGGATtcgcagcagcagcagcagagagCCGGAAGTCCACAGCCTCCGCCTCAGACACCTCCAGCTAGGCCTCAAGGCGGCGGTAGCGGAGATTTCTCAGCGATTCTCACAGTCCTCTTCTCCTTCGTAGCCATCTTCGTCATG ATAGGAATTCCGTCATCATCAACTCTTAAGAATAGCTTGGCCGTTTTGCACCAAGTCCCAGAAGGCCATGTTGGGGTATACTGGCGAGGAGGTGCCCTTCTAAAGACGATTACAGATCCAG GTTTTCATCTAAAGATGCCTTTGATAACCCACTATGAGCCTGTTCAAGTAACCCTTCAGACGGATCAG GTGAGGGATATTCCTTGTGGTACTAAAGGTGGTGTCATGATCAACTTTGAAAAGATAGAG GTTGTTAACCGGCTGCATAAGGATTTTGTTTATGAAACACTGCTGAACTATGGAGTGCAGTATGACAACACATGGATATATGACAAGATTCATCATGAGATCAATCAGTTCTGTAGTTCTCATTCTCTTCAGCAAGTCTATATAGATGTGTTTGATCAA ATTGATGAAAAGATGAAAGATTCTCTCCAGGGTGACTGCACACGCTATGCTCCAGGTATTGAAATTATCAGTGTGCGCGTTACAAAGCCAACCATCCCGGAGAGTATTAGACGTAATTTTGAACAGATGGAAGAGGAACGCACTAAG GTCTTAATTGCTATTGAGAGGCAGAGAGTAGTTGAGAAAGAGGCAGAGACAAGTAAGAAAATGGCTATCAGTGAAGCTGAGAAGAATGCAAACGTTAGCAAGATTGTTATGGAACAGAAGTTGATGGAAAAGGACAGTGCCAGGAGGCAGCAAGAAATTGATAACCAAATGTACATGGCTCGGGAAAGGAGTCTGGCAGATGCAGATTTCTACCG TGTGATGAAGGAAGCTGAAGCAAACAAGTTGAAGCTTACTCCACAATTTCTGGAGCTTAAATTCATCGAGGCCATAGCTGATAATACAAAAATCTTCTTTGGGGAAAAG GTACCTAATATGGTTTTGGATCAGAGGCTACTCGGGAACTTCCTGCAACAGGTATCTAGAAATGTGTCAAGGGAGATGTCCAACAACGGGTAG
- the LOC122314365 gene encoding ureide permease 2-like, producing the protein MYLVESKGGAILCMLISLTFLGTWPAVMTLLERRGRLPQHTYLDYSITNLLAAVIIALTFGEIGKSTPDSPNFFVQLSQNNWPSILFAMAGGVVLSIGNLSTQYAWAFVGLSVVEVVTSSITVVIGTTLNYFLDDKINRAEILFPGVGCFLTAVCLGSFLHASNAADNKKKLSDYTVGAEATGVSTSKQTVTNNVGAKDLENGRCSAEKAKAGTAGFLIALENRRAIKVFGKSTLIGLAITFFAGGCFSLFTPAFNLATNDQWNTLKEGVPHLSVYTAFFYFSVSCFVLAIILNITFLYHPVLNLPRSSLKAYVRDWNGRGWAFLAGFLCGFGNGLQFMGGQAAGYAAADAVQALPLVSTFWGVLIFKEYRKSSRRTYVLLVSMLFMFIVAVGVLMGSSGHRKK; encoded by the exons ATGTATTTGGTGGAGAGCAAAGGAGGTGCCATCCTATGCATGCTGATTTCCTTGACGTTCTTGGGCACATGGCCTGCTGTTATGACTCTCCTGGAAAGACGCGGTCGTCTTCCTCAACATACTTACCTTGACTACTCGATTACAAATCTCTTGGCTGCTGTCATTATTGCTTTAACATTTGGGGAGATAGGCAAGAGCACACCTGATTCGCCCAATTTTTTTGTTCAACTTTCTCAG AATAACTGGCCCTCCATTTTGTTTGCAATGGCGGGTGGGGTGGTGCTCAGCATTGGCAACCTATCTACTCAGTATGCTTGGGCTTTTGTTGGTTTATCAGTGGTGGAAGTGGTCACTTCAAGCATCACTGTGGTTATAG GCACAACCTTGAATTACTTTTTGGATGACAAAATCAACAGAGCTGAGATTCTTTTCCCTGGTGTTGGTTGCTTCTTGACTGCGGTTTGTCTTGGCTCTTTTCTTCATGCATCCAATGCAgctgataataaaaaaaagctcAGTGATTATACAGTTGGAGCCGA GGCTACAGGTGTTTCCACGTCTAAACAAACTGTTACAAACAATG TTGGAGCGAAGGATCTCGAAAATGGAAGGTGTTCTGCAGAGAAAGCCAAAGCTGGGACTGCAGGTTTTCTCATAGCACTTGAGAATAGAAGAGCAATTAAG GTGTTTGGGAAGAGCACTTTGATTGGACTGGCCATAACTTTCTTTGCTGGTGGCTGCTTCTCTCTATTCACACCTGCATTCAATTTGGCAACAAATGATCAATGGAACACTTTAAAGGAAGGGGTTCCTCACTTGTCTGTTTATACAGCATTTTTCTACTTCTCAGTCTCCTGTTTTGTCCTTGCCATCATTCTGAACATCACCTTCCTTTACCACCCGGTACTAAATTTACCGAGATCATCACTTAAGGCTTACGTGAGAGACTGGAATGGCCGAGGGTGGGCCTTTTTGGCTGGATTTTTGTGTGGGTTTGGCAATGGACTCCAATTTATGGGAGGTCAAGCTGCAGGATATGCGGCAGCAGATGCTGTTCAG GCACTTCCACTCGTGAGCACCTTTTGGGGAGTACTTATCTTTAAAGAATATCGGAAATCATCACGAAGGACATATGTATTACTTGTCAGTATGTTGTTTATGTTTATTGTAGCTGTTGGAGTTCTTATGGGATCATCAGGGCATCGAAAAAAGTAG